Proteins encoded in a region of the Synechococcus sp. BIOS-U3-1 genome:
- a CDS encoding uracil phosphoribosyltransferase produces the protein MAKTLRVVVPPHPLIAHWLTVLRHEGTPAALFRTAMEEVGRWLSYEAIRDWLPHRKEVVKTPLGSTEGTVIETAVPLLAVPMFPGGLQLWEGARQVLPSAELCLGGLPEAIETQAGVVLLLDQIRHGDELIDLLEQLERLGVEAPRLRVITALTSSPGLKRIGETYPEITIHTACIDAELDEQDRILPGIGDPLQRLGIRTAQPN, from the coding sequence ATGGCCAAGACTCTCCGGGTGGTGGTACCGCCCCATCCCCTTATCGCCCACTGGCTGACAGTGCTGAGGCATGAGGGAACACCAGCTGCGTTGTTCCGAACAGCCATGGAAGAGGTGGGTCGCTGGCTCAGCTATGAAGCAATCCGTGACTGGTTACCTCATCGCAAGGAAGTGGTGAAGACTCCACTGGGCAGCACGGAAGGAACCGTGATTGAGACAGCAGTTCCACTGCTGGCTGTGCCGATGTTCCCGGGGGGACTTCAGCTTTGGGAAGGTGCCCGCCAGGTATTGCCCAGCGCCGAACTGTGCCTTGGCGGACTGCCGGAAGCGATTGAAACCCAGGCCGGTGTGGTGCTGCTTCTGGATCAGATCCGTCATGGAGATGAACTAATCGATCTCCTGGAGCAGCTGGAGCGGCTTGGCGTAGAAGCACCGAGGTTGCGTGTGATCACAGCACTCACCTCCAGTCCTGGCCTGAAACGCATCGGTGAGACGTACCCGGAGATCACCATCCACACAGCCTGCATCGATGCCGAGCTCGATGAGCAAGACCGGATCCTTCCAGGAATCGGTGATCCACTGCAACGACTGGGAATCAGAACAGCACAGCCGAACTAG
- a CDS encoding pentapeptide repeat-containing protein produces the protein MVLSALLRSVSRHFFASLVCGLLVLTGLVIGGDAAGAITAPELRGQRAVQDITADMHGRDLKEKEFLKADLREVNLSETDLRGAVINTSQLQGADLRGADLEDVVAFSSRFDGADLRDANFTNAMLMQSRFNDAEIEGTDFTNAVIDLPQLKALCGRATGVNSRSGLSTRESLGCR, from the coding sequence ATGGTCTTGTCTGCTTTGCTTCGATCTGTCTCCCGCCACTTTTTTGCTTCGTTGGTTTGTGGCCTGCTCGTCTTAACAGGACTGGTGATCGGAGGTGATGCGGCTGGCGCGATTACGGCTCCGGAGCTGCGCGGGCAACGCGCTGTTCAGGACATCACGGCCGATATGCATGGACGCGATCTCAAAGAGAAGGAATTCCTCAAGGCCGATCTCCGTGAGGTGAACCTGAGCGAGACCGATTTGCGTGGTGCTGTGATCAACACCTCTCAGCTGCAGGGTGCTGATTTGCGTGGAGCTGATCTTGAGGATGTTGTTGCTTTCTCAAGCCGCTTCGACGGAGCTGACCTGCGCGATGCCAATTTCACCAACGCGATGTTGATGCAAAGTCGCTTCAACGACGCTGAAATCGAAGGCACGGATTTCACCAACGCGGTGATCGACCTTCCTCAGCTCAAGGCTCTTTGCGGTAGAGCGACTGGTGTGAACAGTCGTAGTGGTCTCAGCACCCGTGAATCCCTGGGGTGTCGCTGA
- the cobW gene encoding cobalamin biosynthesis protein CobW encodes MPSRLPVTVITGFLGAGKTTLLRHLLVNSGQRLAVMVNEFGSVGLDGDLIRSCGFCPEDEVEGRLVELNNGCLCCTVQDDFLPTMETLLQRSDQLDGIVVETSGLALPRPLLKALEWPAIRKRVHVNGVVTVVDGEALSAGSPVGDPAALERQRQQDPSLDHLTAIDELFKDQLEAADLVLISRSDRLDGPQLELVQQQLAERVRSGAGTLAISRGIVDPALVLGMDLSQESKLVDGDPQQGRDGHEHDHDHNHQQHHHDHHHHDHTHVEAVSGQIRLEGSFDRGQLEQLLSSFVIAHDVIRLKGRLWIQGKTLPLQIQMVGPRLESWFESAPIEAWKPSGSQGLELVVIGLQNDSTRQLEERLNQGCLQ; translated from the coding sequence ATGCCCTCACGGCTCCCTGTCACCGTGATCACCGGCTTTCTTGGTGCAGGCAAGACAACTCTCCTTCGACACCTTCTTGTGAATAGCGGCCAGCGCCTGGCTGTGATGGTCAATGAATTCGGCTCGGTGGGTCTGGACGGCGATCTAATCCGCAGCTGTGGGTTCTGCCCTGAAGACGAGGTAGAAGGTCGGTTGGTGGAGCTCAATAACGGCTGTTTGTGCTGCACGGTGCAGGACGACTTCCTGCCGACGATGGAGACATTGCTTCAGCGGTCTGATCAGCTCGACGGAATTGTTGTGGAGACCAGCGGTCTGGCTCTGCCTAGACCGTTGTTGAAGGCTCTTGAGTGGCCAGCCATCCGTAAGCGGGTGCATGTGAATGGTGTGGTCACGGTTGTCGATGGGGAAGCTCTTAGTGCCGGAAGCCCTGTTGGCGATCCCGCCGCCCTCGAACGTCAGCGTCAGCAGGATCCCAGTTTGGATCACCTCACCGCCATCGACGAATTATTTAAAGATCAGCTCGAGGCGGCAGACCTTGTTCTGATCAGTCGATCTGATCGACTCGATGGTCCGCAGTTGGAGTTGGTGCAACAGCAGCTTGCTGAACGGGTGAGGTCAGGAGCTGGCACCTTGGCGATCAGTCGCGGCATTGTCGATCCAGCGCTTGTGCTGGGGATGGATCTCTCCCAAGAGTCCAAGCTCGTCGACGGTGACCCCCAACAGGGCCGCGATGGTCATGAACACGACCACGACCACAACCACCAACAACATCACCACGACCACCACCATCACGATCACACCCATGTGGAGGCGGTCAGTGGTCAGATTCGACTCGAGGGATCCTTCGATCGTGGGCAACTCGAACAGCTGCTAAGCAGTTTCGTGATCGCCCACGATGTGATCAGGCTCAAGGGTCGACTCTGGATTCAAGGAAAAACTCTTCCTCTTCAGATCCAGATGGTTGGTCCTCGTCTGGAGAGCTGGTTTGAGTCGGCTCCGATTGAGGCCTGGAAGCCGTCCGGATCACAAGGTCTGGAATTGGTGGTGATCGGTTTGCAAAACGATTCCACCCGGCAATTAGAAGAACGCTTGAATCAAGGGTGCTTGCAATAA
- a CDS encoding MliC family protein produces MLLSWFAAAVLLGGLSSPHGSVRADEPKLQTGSRVRYLCSGGERLEATYYQLRDRSLAFVRLRLPEGRELTLPQIASASGARFSAEQDFTWWIKGTSGFLQRRDAQGEWQVTLKDCDSTT; encoded by the coding sequence ATGCTGTTGTCTTGGTTTGCTGCAGCGGTTCTTCTTGGGGGGCTCTCGAGTCCACATGGATCCGTCAGGGCCGATGAACCGAAGCTTCAAACGGGGTCAAGGGTGAGATACCTCTGCAGCGGGGGTGAGCGGCTTGAGGCGACCTACTACCAGCTCCGCGATCGATCTCTGGCGTTTGTGCGTCTGCGACTTCCCGAAGGGCGTGAGCTCACATTGCCTCAAATTGCGTCGGCATCGGGAGCTCGATTCAGTGCTGAGCAGGATTTCACCTGGTGGATCAAAGGCACTAGCGGTTTCCTTCAACGGCGCGATGCTCAGGGTGAGTGGCAGGTCACGTTGAAGGACTGTGATTCAACGACTTAG
- a CDS encoding methyltransferase family protein has protein sequence MTDWKQAFTGWGLSWDGWFNNRRGEWWLMAQLALITCHLLPAWPKPWIFGVSWPHTAQLMGLITLAIGLGLAVQGVLTLGPSLSPLPDPKPGAGLVTTGVYARCRHPLYRAVLVCSLGVVIALGSMLHFLLLLLLVTVLRGKARREELALLREIPSYADYMKATAAIVAHCPGLDWRRLEAS, from the coding sequence GTGACCGACTGGAAACAAGCATTCACAGGCTGGGGGTTGAGCTGGGACGGTTGGTTCAATAACCGTCGCGGTGAGTGGTGGTTGATGGCACAGCTGGCCCTGATCACCTGTCACCTGCTCCCTGCATGGCCAAAGCCGTGGATCTTCGGGGTCTCCTGGCCTCATACGGCTCAACTCATGGGCCTCATCACCCTGGCAATCGGTCTGGGCCTGGCCGTCCAGGGGGTCCTGACACTGGGTCCCAGCCTTTCTCCCTTGCCGGACCCGAAACCGGGCGCCGGTCTTGTTACCACAGGGGTCTACGCACGCTGCAGGCATCCCCTCTACCGAGCGGTTCTGGTCTGTTCTCTGGGAGTAGTGATCGCATTGGGAAGCATGTTGCATTTCCTGCTGCTTCTGCTGCTAGTCACCGTCTTGAGAGGCAAAGCACGACGCGAGGAACTCGCACTGCTTCGCGAGATTCCCTCCTACGCGGACTACATGAAGGCAACGGCAGCCATCGTTGCCCATTGCCCAGGCCTGGACTGGCGACGACTCGAGGCCAGCTGA
- a CDS encoding SDR family NAD(P)-dependent oxidoreductase codes for MRTVVITGSNRGIGAAVARTLIKQGQRLCLAVRDPESLSGTDLDPDQAPAQLMSCPYDARVSEDAQRVVEMTLNRFGSLDTLIHCAGILRRTPLLFSEEQRAEPDELWNVNVMGPWWLTRAAWPALVDSGQGRIQVLVSMSGKRCKGSLAGYTASKFALMGLCQTMRNEGWDKGIRVTAVCPGWVNTQMAAGVKMPPEQMTQPEDLASLCAHLLTLPSAAVPFECAVNASLER; via the coding sequence ATGAGAACCGTCGTGATCACAGGTTCCAACAGGGGGATCGGAGCCGCGGTAGCTCGCACGCTGATCAAGCAAGGTCAGAGACTTTGTTTGGCAGTGCGTGATCCGGAGAGCCTGTCAGGAACTGATCTGGATCCAGATCAGGCTCCCGCTCAACTCATGTCATGCCCTTATGACGCTCGCGTTTCAGAGGATGCTCAACGGGTCGTGGAGATGACCTTGAACCGGTTTGGATCTCTGGACACGCTCATTCACTGCGCTGGAATCCTGCGTCGGACGCCCCTGCTGTTCAGTGAGGAGCAACGTGCTGAACCAGATGAACTCTGGAACGTGAATGTGATGGGTCCCTGGTGGTTGACTCGGGCTGCCTGGCCTGCCCTTGTTGACTCTGGACAGGGTCGAATTCAGGTGCTGGTTTCGATGAGCGGCAAGCGCTGCAAAGGGTCGCTTGCTGGGTACACGGCGTCCAAATTCGCACTGATGGGCCTCTGCCAGACCATGCGCAATGAGGGCTGGGACAAGGGCATTCGTGTCACCGCTGTTTGTCCTGGTTGGGTCAATACCCAGATGGCCGCTGGGGTCAAAATGCCGCCCGAGCAGATGACACAGCCCGAGGATCTGGCAAGTCTCTGCGCGCACCTGCTCACGCTTCCATCGGCAGCAGTGCCGTTTGAGTGTGCCGTTAATGCCTCGCTGGAGCGCTGA
- the purS gene encoding phosphoribosylformylglycinamidine synthase subunit PurS gives MPRYQARVLVHLRPSVLDPAGEAARAAASRLGVDGVERLRIGKAVELELEASDEAEARRNLELLSDRLLANPVIENWTLELTQS, from the coding sequence GTGCCGCGTTACCAAGCCCGCGTTCTGGTGCACCTGCGCCCATCGGTTCTCGACCCTGCCGGTGAGGCTGCCAGGGCGGCCGCGTCTCGTCTTGGTGTGGATGGTGTGGAGCGACTGCGCATCGGCAAAGCCGTGGAACTGGAGCTGGAGGCATCGGACGAGGCGGAAGCACGGCGAAACCTGGAGCTGCTCAGTGATCGGCTGCTTGCCAATCCTGTGATTGAGAACTGGACTCTTGAGTTGACCCAGTCATGA
- the purQ gene encoding phosphoribosylformylglycinamidine synthase subunit PurQ, translating to MTIGVVVFPGSNCDRDVRWATEGCLGMPTRYLWHEDRDLSGLDAVVLPGGFSYGDYLRCGAIARFAPVLESLLSFASSGGRVLGICNGFQVLTELGLLPGALTRNRDLHFICEDTALSVVSDRSPWLSSRVRGSQFSLPIAHGEGRYQCSDDTLKQLQDDDAIALQYCVNPNGSVSDIAGITNATGSVLGLMPHPERACDQQTGGIAGRAILEALLS from the coding sequence ATGACCATCGGGGTTGTCGTTTTTCCGGGGTCGAACTGCGACCGTGATGTTCGCTGGGCGACCGAGGGCTGCCTGGGAATGCCAACGCGATACCTCTGGCATGAGGATCGGGATCTGAGCGGCCTTGATGCGGTTGTTCTTCCCGGTGGATTCAGCTATGGCGACTATCTGCGCTGCGGTGCGATCGCCAGGTTCGCTCCGGTCCTTGAATCACTGCTCAGTTTCGCCTCATCCGGTGGACGGGTTCTGGGTATCTGCAATGGTTTCCAGGTGTTAACGGAATTGGGCCTTCTGCCTGGAGCGCTCACTCGTAATCGCGATCTTCATTTCATCTGTGAGGACACCGCTCTCTCTGTGGTCAGTGATCGATCGCCATGGCTGTCTTCCCGTGTCCGTGGAAGTCAGTTTTCCCTGCCGATTGCCCATGGAGAAGGCCGCTACCAATGCAGCGATGACACGCTCAAGCAGCTTCAGGATGATGACGCCATCGCTTTGCAGTACTGCGTAAACCCCAATGGGTCCGTGTCCGATATTGCCGGCATCACGAATGCCACGGGTTCGGTGCTTGGTCTGATGCCTCATCCTGAGCGCGCCTGTGATCAACAGACAGGAGGCATTGCAGGTCGAGCCATTCTGGAAGCACTGCTCTCCTGA
- a CDS encoding S66 peptidase family protein — MHRRSLLALALCAGSGVAGSWAGGHPKTVPRPRQPRPVSPLRRGSRLRAINPGTWMDPDTDFTPLLQRCAAQGWSLEIPESVRGQWQWFSATDAQRRESIEEAWNDPTLDGVVYVGGGWGAARVLESGLHFPDRPFWSLGFSDSSALLLAQWQAGLLGAIHGSAWGVEDQWQRTVDLLSGRPTQPLQGRGLRGRMARGRLVVTNLTVATHLIGTHWFPSLEGAILVLEDVGEAPYRVDRMLTQWRSAGLFKGLAGVACGRFRWTEDDVLPGDFSMDEILEERLGDLGVPLVMDLPLGHGQPNLALPLGRKALLDASSGQLTLQT; from the coding sequence ATGCATCGTCGTTCTCTTCTGGCGCTGGCTCTCTGCGCCGGCTCGGGAGTTGCTGGGTCCTGGGCTGGAGGCCATCCCAAAACCGTTCCCAGGCCACGTCAACCTCGGCCAGTGTCTCCACTACGTCGTGGTTCACGGCTGAGAGCCATCAATCCAGGCACCTGGATGGACCCCGACACGGATTTCACGCCATTGCTGCAGCGTTGCGCAGCCCAGGGATGGAGTCTTGAAATTCCAGAGAGCGTCAGAGGTCAGTGGCAATGGTTTTCTGCCACTGATGCTCAGCGACGTGAATCAATCGAGGAGGCCTGGAACGATCCCACTCTCGATGGCGTGGTTTATGTGGGAGGTGGCTGGGGTGCCGCGCGCGTGCTGGAGTCTGGGCTGCATTTTCCCGATCGACCCTTCTGGTCTCTTGGATTTTCTGACAGCAGTGCCCTGTTGCTCGCCCAGTGGCAGGCCGGTCTACTGGGAGCCATCCATGGCTCTGCCTGGGGAGTGGAGGACCAGTGGCAACGCACGGTTGACCTGCTGAGCGGACGCCCAACGCAACCTCTGCAAGGACGAGGATTACGCGGTCGAATGGCCCGGGGGCGTCTGGTCGTCACGAACCTCACGGTTGCCACCCATCTGATTGGTACTCACTGGTTCCCTTCGCTCGAAGGAGCAATTCTTGTATTGGAGGATGTAGGTGAAGCGCCCTATCGAGTGGATCGAATGCTCACCCAGTGGCGCAGCGCTGGTCTGTTCAAGGGTTTGGCGGGAGTGGCCTGTGGTCGTTTCCGCTGGACAGAAGACGACGTTCTTCCTGGCGATTTCTCCATGGATGAAATCCTTGAGGAACGTCTCGGTGATCTCGGCGTTCCTCTGGTGATGGACCTTCCGCTTGGTCATGGTCAGCCGAATCTCGCACTCCCTTTAGGGCGTAAAGCGTTGCTTGATGCATCTTCAGGACAACTCACACTGCAGACCTGA
- a CDS encoding TMEM175 family protein, which yields MDEVQIQISPVQRRSFDRLINFTDAVVAIAITLQLLPLVDINATDGESIWKLISDNSSQIFVFWFTFLILSVLWLKHNQVFNSMRAFDGTIFWLNSLWMALIVFLPWPTALYGSLSDGQLNDTQGVGLLYWWTLSLISGVGWLVAIHAWQKPELLEESVLRERREGSGLKKYRGASFVSAFLLIGLAAEFTPPLVPYLSLGIIPMDLLLRKRTGGKKRKR from the coding sequence ATGGACGAGGTTCAAATTCAAATCTCACCCGTTCAGCGGCGATCATTCGACCGTTTGATCAATTTCACCGATGCCGTTGTTGCGATTGCGATTACCCTTCAACTGCTTCCACTGGTTGACATTAACGCAACAGATGGAGAGTCGATATGGAAACTAATCAGCGACAACTCATCTCAGATATTTGTATTTTGGTTTACATTTTTAATCCTTTCCGTGCTTTGGCTTAAGCACAATCAGGTCTTCAATTCGATGAGAGCCTTTGACGGGACAATTTTCTGGTTGAATTCGTTATGGATGGCCTTGATTGTCTTTCTTCCGTGGCCCACAGCACTGTATGGTTCGTTATCTGATGGTCAGCTGAATGACACCCAGGGGGTTGGCCTCCTGTACTGGTGGACCCTCTCACTGATTAGCGGAGTTGGATGGCTCGTTGCAATCCATGCCTGGCAGAAGCCTGAGCTGCTTGAGGAGTCAGTCCTCCGAGAACGTCGTGAAGGTTCAGGGCTCAAAAAATATCGAGGAGCAAGCTTCGTTTCCGCATTCCTATTGATTGGCCTTGCCGCAGAATTTACGCCTCCACTGGTGCCCTATTTGAGCCTGGGAATCATTCCAATGGACTTGTTATTGAGGAAAAGAACAGGAGGCAAAAAGCGAAAAAGATAA
- the fba gene encoding class II fructose-bisphosphate aldolase (catalyzes the reversible aldol condensation of dihydroxyacetonephosphate and glyceraldehyde 3-phosphate in the Calvin cycle, glycolysis, and/or gluconeogenesis), whose protein sequence is MALVPLRLLLDHAAENGYGIPAFNVNNLEQVQAIMEAADETDSPVILQASRGARNYAGEIFLRHLILAATETYPHIPVVMHQDHGNAPDTCYSAAINGFTSVMMDGSLEADAKTPASYDYNVAVTKQVVDFAHSVGVSVEGELGCLGSLETGKGEAEDGHGFEGELSMDMLLTDPAEAADFVAKTKCDALAIAIGTSHGAYKFTRKPTGEVLAISRIAEIHKAIPNTHLVMHGSSSVPQEWLEMINKHGGSIPETYGVPVEEIQEGIRNGVRKVNIDTDNRLAFTAAVREAAMADPANFDPRHFNKPARKYMKQVCLDRYQQFWAAGNASKIQQQSITYYAGLYAKGALDPKAAVAV, encoded by the coding sequence ATGGCGCTCGTTCCGCTTCGGCTTCTGCTCGATCACGCTGCCGAAAACGGCTACGGCATCCCTGCATTTAATGTCAACAACCTCGAGCAGGTGCAGGCAATTATGGAAGCGGCAGACGAGACCGACAGTCCGGTCATCCTGCAGGCTTCCCGTGGCGCTCGCAACTATGCAGGTGAAATATTTCTACGCCACCTGATCCTGGCCGCAACCGAAACCTATCCCCACATCCCCGTGGTGATGCATCAGGACCATGGCAATGCTCCTGATACCTGCTATTCGGCAGCAATCAATGGATTCACATCCGTGATGATGGATGGATCCCTTGAAGCGGATGCCAAAACACCCGCCAGTTACGACTACAACGTCGCTGTCACGAAGCAGGTTGTTGATTTCGCTCACTCCGTCGGCGTCAGTGTCGAAGGTGAGCTGGGATGCCTGGGCTCACTAGAAACCGGCAAAGGCGAAGCCGAAGATGGTCATGGCTTCGAAGGTGAGCTCTCCATGGACATGCTGCTGACGGATCCTGCAGAAGCTGCGGATTTCGTGGCTAAAACCAAATGCGACGCCTTGGCCATCGCGATCGGCACCAGTCATGGTGCTTACAAGTTCACCCGCAAACCCACCGGTGAAGTGCTGGCAATCAGCCGAATCGCTGAAATACACAAAGCCATTCCCAACACTCACCTTGTGATGCATGGATCTTCTTCAGTGCCCCAAGAGTGGCTGGAGATGATCAACAAGCATGGCGGTTCCATTCCTGAAACCTATGGGGTCCCTGTGGAGGAAATCCAGGAAGGGATTCGCAACGGTGTCCGCAAAGTGAACATCGATACCGACAATCGTCTTGCCTTCACTGCGGCAGTGCGAGAAGCGGCGATGGCTGATCCAGCCAACTTTGATCCCCGCCATTTCAATAAGCCAGCTCGTAAATACATGAAGCAGGTCTGCCTCGACCGCTATCAGCAGTTCTGGGCTGCAGGTAACGCCAGCAAAATTCAACAGCAAAGCATCACGTACTACGCCGGTCTCTACGCCAAGGGCGCGCTTGATCCAAAAGCTGCTGTTGCTGTTTGA